The following are encoded in a window of Vidua macroura isolate BioBank_ID:100142 chromosome 26, ASM2450914v1, whole genome shotgun sequence genomic DNA:
- the AP1M1 gene encoding AP-1 complex subunit mu-1 translates to MSASAVYVLDLKGKVLICRNYRGDVDMSEVEHFMPILMEKEEEGTLSPILAHGGVRFMWIKHNNLYLVATSKKNACVSLVFSFLYKVVQVFSEYFKELEEESIRDNFVIIYELLDELMDFGYPQTTDSKILQEYITQEGHKLETGAPRPPATVTNAVSWRSEGIKYRKNEVFLDVIESVNLLVSANGNVLRSEIVGSIKMRVFLSGMPELRLGLNDKVLFDNTGRGKSKSVELEDVKFHQCVRLSRFENDRTISFIPPDGEFELMSYRLNTHVKPLIWIESVIEKHSHSRIEYMIKAKSQFKRRSTANNVEIHIPVPNDADSPKFKTTVGSVKWVPENSEIVWSIKSFPGGKEYLMRAHFGLPSVEAEDKEGKPPISVKFEIPYFTTSGIQVRYLKIIEKSGYQALPWVRYITQNGDYQLRTQ, encoded by the exons ATGTCGGCCAGCGCCGTCTATGTGCTGGACCTGAAGGGGAAG GTTCTGATATGTCGGAATTATCGTGGAGATGTGGACATGTCAGAGGTGGAACATTTTATGCCAATCCttatggaaaaggaagaagaggggaCACTTTCTCCTATCCTAGCACATGGAGGAGTTCGTTTCATGTGGATTAAACATAACAACCTGTATC TTGTTGCAACTTCTAAGAAAAATGCTTGTGTATCACtggtgttttcatttttatataaagTAGTTCAG gttttttctgaatatttcaaGGAGTTGGAAGAAGAGAGCATTAGGGataattttgttattatttatgAGTTGTTAGATGAGCTTATGGATTTTGGTTATCCACAAACCACTGATAGTAAAATTTTACAAGA ATACATCACTCAGGAAGGCCACAAACTTGAAACTGGAGCCCCACGCCCGCCTGCCACTGTTACAAATGCTGTTTCCTGGAGGTCAGAAGggataaaatacaggaaaaatgaGGTGTTCCTCGATGTCATAGAGTCTGTTAACCTTTTG GTCAGTGCCAACGGGAACGTGTTACGGAGTGAGATAGTTGGATCCATTAAAATGAGAGTTTTCCTCTCAGGAATGCCAGAGCTGCGCCTTGGGTTGAATGACAAAGTTCTTTTTGACAACACAGGCC GTGGGAAAAGTAAATCAGTGGAACTGGAAGATGTGAAGTTCCACCAGTGTGTTCGTCTCTCTCGCTTTGAAAACGACAGGACAATCTCCTTCATTCCACCTGATGGAGAGTTTGAGCTCATGTCATATCGTCTCAATACCCAC GTAAAGCCCCTGATCTGGATTGAGTCTGTGATTGAGAAACATTCCCACAGCCGCATCGAGTACATGATCAAG gcAAAGAGTCAATTTAAGCGTAGATCAACTGCCAACAATGTGGAGATTCACATCCCAGTTCCAAATGATGCAGATTCGCCAAAGTTTAAAACCACTGTTGGAAGTGTCAAATGGGTTCCAGAGAACAGTGAAATTGTCTGGTCCATTAAATCTTTTCCA GGTGGAAAAGAATACCTGATGAGAGCTCACTTTGGACTTCCAAGTGTTGAAGCTGAAGACAAGGAAGGAAAACCTCCCATCAGTGTAAAGTTTGAGATTCCCTATTTCACCACTTCAGGAATCCAG GTTCGTTACTTAAAGATAATTGAGAAGAGTGGCTACCAGGCTTTGCCCTGGGTCCGGTACATCACCCAGAATGGAG ACTACCAGCTCCGAACACAGTAA
- the CIB3 gene encoding calcium and integrin-binding family member 3 isoform X2 has protein sequence MHIRLFHRYRDLAPQLVPLDYSDKPAVTLPYELIGSMPELKDNPFRQRIAEVFSEHGDGNMTLDDFLDMFSVLSEMAPRDLKAYYAFKIYDFNNDDYICKSDLEKTVNKLTRNELTPEEVSLVCEKVIYEADVDNDGKLSLADFQHMIVRAPDFLSTFHIRI, from the exons ATGCATATCAG GCTGTTTCACAGGTACCGAGATCTGGCCCCGCAGCTCGTTCCCCTTGACTACTCGGACAAACCCGCCGTGACACTCCCCTACGAGCTCATCGGCAGCATGCCAGAGCTCAAG GACAACCCATTCCGCCAGCGAATAGCAGAGGTGTTCTCAGAGCACGGCGATGGCAATATGACTTTGGATGATTTTCTGGACATGTTTTCTGTGCTAAGTGAAATGGCTCCCCGAGACTTGAAAGCTtattatgcttttaaaatttatg ACTTCAACAATGACGATTACATATGCAAATCAGATCTAGAGAAAACTGTTAACAAATTAACCCGAAATGAACTGACCCCGGAAGAAGTCAGCCTTGTGTGTGAAAAGGTGATTTACGAGGCTGATGTGGACAATGATGGCAAGCTGTCCTTGGCAGACTTTCAGCATATGATCGTACGAGCTCCAGATTTCCTCAG CACCTTTCATATTCGAATCTGA
- the CIB3 gene encoding calcium and integrin-binding family member 3 isoform X1 — MGNKQTIFTQEQLDAYQDCTFFTRKEILRLFHRYRDLAPQLVPLDYSDKPAVTLPYELIGSMPELKDNPFRQRIAEVFSEHGDGNMTLDDFLDMFSVLSEMAPRDLKAYYAFKIYDFNNDDYICKSDLEKTVNKLTRNELTPEEVSLVCEKVIYEADVDNDGKLSLADFQHMIVRAPDFLSTFHIRI, encoded by the exons ATGGGCAACAAGCAAACCATTTTCACTCAAGAGCAACTGGATGCATATCAG GACTGCACATTTTTcacaaggaaagaaattctGAG GCTGTTTCACAGGTACCGAGATCTGGCCCCGCAGCTCGTTCCCCTTGACTACTCGGACAAACCCGCCGTGACACTCCCCTACGAGCTCATCGGCAGCATGCCAGAGCTCAAG GACAACCCATTCCGCCAGCGAATAGCAGAGGTGTTCTCAGAGCACGGCGATGGCAATATGACTTTGGATGATTTTCTGGACATGTTTTCTGTGCTAAGTGAAATGGCTCCCCGAGACTTGAAAGCTtattatgcttttaaaatttatg ACTTCAACAATGACGATTACATATGCAAATCAGATCTAGAGAAAACTGTTAACAAATTAACCCGAAATGAACTGACCCCGGAAGAAGTCAGCCTTGTGTGTGAAAAGGTGATTTACGAGGCTGATGTGGACAATGATGGCAAGCTGTCCTTGGCAGACTTTCAGCATATGATCGTACGAGCTCCAGATTTCCTCAG CACCTTTCATATTCGAATCTGA
- the FAM32A gene encoding protein FAM32A isoform X1: MADYEAVQRGPLRLKGSGGALGAGKRKKKKAKDKAQILEQIVSSKKQEEEKKRGLDKRTPAQVAYEKMQEKRQMERILKKASKTHKQRVEDFNRHLDTLTEHYDIPKVSWTK; this comes from the exons ATGGCGGATTACGAGGCGGTGCAGCGCGGTCCGCTGCGGCTGAAGGGCAGCGGCGGGGCCCTGGGGGCCGGCAAGCG gaagaagaagaaggcgAAAGACAAGGCCCAGATCCTGGAGCAGATCGTGAGCAGcaagaagcaggaggaggagaagaagcgCGGGCTGGACAAGCGGACCCCGGCGCAGGTGGCCTACGAGAAGATGCAGGAGAAGCGG CAAATGGAGCGGATCCTGAAGAAAGCGTCGAAAACCCACAAGCAGCGAGTGGAG gACTTCAACAGGCACTTGGATACTCTGACTGAGCATTACGACATTCCCAAAGTCAGCTGGACTAAATGA
- the FAM32A gene encoding protein FAM32A isoform X3 has translation MCKAHGGAGRGSFSLPLTAVQGASVPLTELPVPSRRKKKKAKDKAQILEQIVSSKKQEEEKKRGLDKRTPAQVAYEKMQEKRQMERILKKASKTHKQRVEDFNRHLDTLTEHYDIPKVSWTK, from the exons ATGTGCAAGGCTCACGGAGGGGCGGGACGGGGCTCGTTCTCGCTCCCCCTCACGGCGGTGCAAGGCGCCTCGGTTCCCCTCACGGAGCTGCCGGTCCCCTCACGGAG gaagaagaagaaggcgAAAGACAAGGCCCAGATCCTGGAGCAGATCGTGAGCAGcaagaagcaggaggaggagaagaagcgCGGGCTGGACAAGCGGACCCCGGCGCAGGTGGCCTACGAGAAGATGCAGGAGAAGCGG CAAATGGAGCGGATCCTGAAGAAAGCGTCGAAAACCCACAAGCAGCGAGTGGAG gACTTCAACAGGCACTTGGATACTCTGACTGAGCATTACGACATTCCCAAAGTCAGCTGGACTAAATGA
- the FAM32A gene encoding protein FAM32A isoform X2, translating into MCKAAHGCPGSPHGGAGRGSFSLSLTEVQGASVPLTEGLVPSRRKKKKAKDKAQILEQIVSSKKQEEEKKRGLDKRTPAQVAYEKMQEKRQMERILKKASKTHKQRVEDFNRHLDTLTEHYDIPKVSWTK; encoded by the exons ATGTGCAAGGCGGCTCATGGCTGTCCCGGTTCCCCTCACggaggggccgggcggggttcGTTCTCGCTCTCCCTCACGGAGGTGCAAGGCGCCTCGGTTCCCCTCACGGAGGGGCTGGTCCCCTCACGGAG gaagaagaagaaggcgAAAGACAAGGCCCAGATCCTGGAGCAGATCGTGAGCAGcaagaagcaggaggaggagaagaagcgCGGGCTGGACAAGCGGACCCCGGCGCAGGTGGCCTACGAGAAGATGCAGGAGAAGCGG CAAATGGAGCGGATCCTGAAGAAAGCGTCGAAAACCCACAAGCAGCGAGTGGAG gACTTCAACAGGCACTTGGATACTCTGACTGAGCATTACGACATTCCCAAAGTCAGCTGGACTAAATGA